The Pongo abelii isolate AG06213 chromosome 23, NHGRI_mPonAbe1-v2.0_pri, whole genome shotgun sequence genome includes a window with the following:
- the KLHDC7B gene encoding kelch domain-containing protein 7B: MIQGTLEPDGPLWGWEWDSDNDWDSAVLALLALAVVAATALALHWFGSGHDQEAAEPASTALGAQPHQAGGAELALQPKCKVSDGSEGQSPGQGKPEPPGRGQQSPVPAAAPGGGLAAMARLPLKTAVEEARRGALGQQRGSATPAAPRAEGKEPPRPGTALLGRSEAGGMSAPLLIHFTPRSPGSEAEAQAETGGVRASSRQAAGPAGQQDTGPRQAGAGPSGSLGRGRGRRRRMDAGSGDRARRPRKLDPLRLGAAGSVWDPVDEAAALDAHARGLPTGPALAQEPAPPALPAPRAPQPGSQTEGSGAKGGWSREASGVPVPGGGWPWVSREVLGTRSFGPAPGSTRPWLESPPQGRPLSSQGPGATGAYDAGEAGADSSRDDSPAADLGPTRPPEQAKPAAACHSRAPSRSREPRPRSASPPAAPGPGFPPEALTLPSPSDSLPLGVTQGPSVGENLRAAPASSSASAQVLTSAPASVLAPALASSPTSAPTPATTSISSRTSAPTPAPTSAPASTTAPAPAPSPATTPAPAPAPTPAPAATPAPAPVPVPTLTPPSPAPTPAPTPAPTPAASPASAPTSAPTSAPTPATSPAPAGGSEPQESVALPRRYQEGQVSASWGNLIAMVLRSHPFPRQDRPQGSVPRAVPGSPVDPSPSTHSEDRHGPSSSVGTVMGTGTGGLVEAGGQPQTRSSETNGAPSPDPPPGLRGEGTREKSLDSLPQVAMPRGPAQPPAQRPSGPAASSSVRRSQPAPQLRKRSRCEIAPTSEQEVRPAASGDPQGEAPGEGGSPAGRSGALTEKQKEARKLMVFLQRPGSWGVAEGPRKPSSRALEPTTEAALRRRLDLGSCLDVLAFARQHGELGLAQETYALMSNNLLRVLGDPRLYRRLSAADRERILSLRTGRGQAVLGVLVLPSLYQGGRSGLPRGPRGEEPPAAAPVPLPVPAHLHVFNPRENTWRPLTRVPEEAPLRGCGLCTMHNYLFLAGGIRGSGAEAVCSNEVFCYNPLTNIWSQVRPMQQARAQLKLVALEGLLYAIGGECLYSMECYDPRTDAWTPRAPLPAGTFPVAHEAVACRGDIYVTGGHLFYRLLRYSPVKDAWDECPYSASHRRSSDIVALGGFLYRFDLLRGVGAAVMRYNTVTGSWSRAASLPLPAPAPLRCTTLGNTIYCLNPQVTATFTVSGGTAQFQAKELQPFPLGSTGVLSPFILTLPPEDRLQTSL, translated from the coding sequence ATGATCCAGGGCACCTTGGAGCCAGATGGTCCCctctggggctgggagtgggacAGTGACAATGACTGGGATAGTGCTGTGCTGGCCCTCCTGGcgctggctgtggtggctgccACAGCGCTGGCCTTACACTGGTTTGGCTCCGGGCACGACCAAGAGGCGGCAGAACCGGCGTCCACAGCCCTCGGGGCTCAACCTCAtcaggcaggaggagctgagctgGCCCTGCAACCGAAGTGCAAGGTCAGTGATGGCAGCGAGGGGCAGAGCCCAGGGCAGGGGAAACCAGAGCCCCCAGGACGCGGCCAGCAGAGCCCTGTCCCTGCTGCAGCGCCGGGCGGGGGCCTGGCCGCCATGGCCCGGCTTCCACTCAAGACAGCTGTCGAGGAGGCCCGCAGAGGGGCATTAGGACAGCAACGGGGCAGTGCCACCCCCGCGGCCCCCCGAGCGGAAGGAAAGGAGCCTCCCAGGCCAGGCACTGCCCTCTTGGGCAGGAGCGAAGCAGGGGGGATGTCCGCCCCGCTCCTGATCCACTTCACTCCTCGGAGCCCTGGCAGCGAAGCGGAGGCGCAGGCGGAGACAGGTGGTGTCAGGGCGTCCTCTCGCCAGGCCGCGGGCCCCGCGGGGCAACAGGACACTGGTCCCCGGCAGGCGGGCGCGGGGCCCTCGGGCTCGCTGGGAAGAGGCCGGGGCCGGCGGCGGCGGATGGACGCTGGCTCGGGAGACAGAGCCCGCCGCCCCCGGAAACTGGACCCGCTCCGCCTGGGCGCCGCGGGCAGCGTGTGGGACCCGGTGGATGAGGCCGCCGCCCTGGACGCCCACGCGCGCGGCCTCCCCACAGGACCCGCACTCGCCCAGGAACCCGCACCCCCGGCTCTgcccgcgccccgcgccccgcAGCCTGGGTCTCAGACGGAGGGCTCTGGGGCCAAGGGTGGCTGGAGCAGGGAGGCTTCGGGGGTCCCTGTCCCCGGAGGAGGCTGGCCCTGGGTCAGCAGGGAGGTCCTGGGCACCCGGAGCTTTGGCCCAGCCCCAGGCTCCACGCGCCCCTGGCTAGAGAGTCCGCCTCAAGGTCGCCCACTCTCGTCCCAAGGGCCGGGTGCCACAGGGGCCTACGATGCGGGCGAGGCCGGGGCTGACAGCTCCCGAGATGACAGTCCTGCCGCTGACCTGGGGCCCACCCGGCCCCCGGAGCAAGCAAAGCCGGCCGCAGCCTGCCACAGCCGCGCCCCTTCCCGGAGCCGTGAGCCTCGCCCGCGTTCCGCCTCCCCGCCCGCAGCTCCCGGCCCGGGGTTCCCACCTGAAGCCCtgactctcccctctccttcagATTCTTTGCCCCTGGGGGTTACCCAGGGTCCTTCTGTGGGCGAAAATCTCAGAGCGGCGCCAGCCTCAAGTTCAGCCTCAGCCCAAGTCTTAACTTCAGCTCCAGCCTCAGTCCtagccccagccctggcctcatCCCCAACATCAGCACCAACCCCAGCCACCACCTCAATCTCATCCCGCACCTCAGCCCCAACCCCAGCTCCAACCTCAGCTCCAGCTTCaaccacagccccagccccagccccaagtCCAGCTACAactccagccccagctccagccccaactccagctccagccgcaactccagccccagccccagtcccagtCCCAACCCTcacacccccatccccagccccaaccccagctccaactccagccccaaccccagccgcatcccccgcctcagcccccacctcagcccccacctcGGCCCCAACCCCAGCCACATCCCCTGCCCCAGCTGGCGGGTCAGAGCCTCAGGAGAGTGTGGCTCTCCCCAGGCGCTACCAGGAGGGGCAGGTCTCAGCCAGCTGGGGAAACCTTATTGCCATGGTTCTTAGaagccaccccttccccaggcAAGACAGGCCCCAAGGGAGTGTCCCGAGGGCGGTTCCTGGGAGCCCCGTGGATCCCAGCCCTTCCACACACTCTGAGGACAGACACGGCCCCTCTTCTTCAGTGGGGACAGTCATGGGGACAGGTACAGGGGGCCTGGTTGAGGCTGGAGGTCAGCCACAGACAAGAAGCTCCGAGACCAACGGAGCGCCCAGCCCAGACCCTCCCCCAGGCCTAAGAGGAGAGGGAACCAGGGAGAAAAGTCTAGACTCGCTGCCCCAAGTCGCGATGCCCAGGGGCCCCGCACAGCCCCCCGCGCAGAGGCCGTCTGGCCCCGCGGCCTCCTCCTCTGTGAGGCGCTCACAGCCGGCACCCCAGCTACGGAAACGCAGCAGGTGCGAAATCGCCCCGACCTCGGAGCAGGAGGTCAGGCCGGCCGCCTCAGGGGACCCTCAAGGGGAGGCGCCGGGGGAGGGGGGCAGCCCTGCCGGCCGCAGCGGGGCGCTCACAGAGAAGCAGAAGGAGGCCCGGAAGCTCATGGTGTTTCTGCAGAGGCCCGGGAGTTGGGGGGTGGCGGAGGGTCCCCGGAAGCCCAGCTCCCGGGCCCTGGAGCCCACCACGGAGGCAGCCCTGCGGCGGCGGCTGGACCTGGGCAGTTGCCTGGACGTGCTGGCCTTTGCCCGGCAGCACGGGGAGCTCGGCCTGGCGCAGGAGACCTACGCGCTGATGAGCAACAACCTGCTGCGAGTGCTGGGGGACCCGCGCCTCTACCGCCGGCTGAGCGCGGCCGACCGCGAGCGCATCCTCAGCCTGCGGACCGGCCGGGGCCAGGCGGTGCTGGGCGTCCTCGTACTGCCCAGCCTCTACCAGGGGGGCCGCTCGGGGCTCCCCAGGGGCCCTCGTGGCGAGGAGCCTCCTGCGGCGGCCCCTGTGCCCCTGCCTGTACCTGCGCACCTGCATGTGTTCAACCCCCGGGAGAACACCTGGCGGCCCCTGACCCGGGTGCCCGAGGAGGCCCCGCTCCGGGGCTGCGGTCTCTGCACCATGCACAACTACCTGTTTCTGGCGGGAGGCATCCGTGGCTCCGGTGCCGAGGCCGTCTGCTCCAACGAGGTCTTCTGCTACAACCCTCTGACCAACATCTGGAGCCAGGTTCGGCCCATGCAGCAGGCCCGAGCCCAGCTCAAGCTGGTGGCCCTGGAAGGGCTGCTCTATGCCAtcggtggcgagtgcctgtacaGCATGGAGTGCTACGACCCGCGTACAGACGCCTGGACCCCACGCGCGCCACTCCCCGCAGGCACCTTCCCTGTGGCCCACGAGGCTGTGGCCTGCCGTGGGGACATCTACGTCACGGGGGGTCACCTCTTCTACCGCCTGCTCAGGTACAGCCCCGTGAAGGATGCTTGGGACGAGTGCCCATACAGTGCCAGCCACCGGCGTTCCAGCGACATCGTGGCGCTGGGGGGCTTCTTGTACCGCTTCGACCTGCTGCGGGGCGTGGGCGCCGCCGTGATGCGCTACAACACGGTGACCGGCTCCTGGAGCAGGGCTgcctccctgcccctgcctgcccctgccccactgCGCTgcaccaccctgggcaacaccaTTTACTGCCTCAACCCCCAGGTCACTGCCACCTTCACGGTCTCTGGGGGGACTGCCCAGTTCCAGGCCAAGGAGCTGCAGCCCTTCCCCTTGGGGAGCACGGGGGTCCTCAGTCCATTCATCCTGACTCTGCCCCCTGAGGACCGGCTGCAGACCTCACTCTGA